One part of the Truepera radiovictrix DSM 17093 genome encodes these proteins:
- the phoU gene encoding phosphate signaling complex protein PhoU, whose translation MLRSDIMNPLDQNLQEITASVVRMLSFVRESCELAKRALIDGDVAAAERCAENDRQVDTLEASLEQTILTVIARRQPAASDLRFLGAMHRALADIERAGDNAKHIARAGAELAEKPPIKKYVDTVRIFEILSLMNERTIKAIAESDANAAREAHAMDDEIDDLYEQIQRELLTYMMENPKLIGQATKLLSVARHLERIGDHLENVNEHTLYWLTGERFAVLNP comes from the coding sequence ATGCTACGCTCTGACATCATGAACCCCTTGGACCAAAACCTCCAGGAGATCACCGCTTCGGTCGTGCGGATGCTCTCGTTTGTGCGCGAGTCGTGCGAACTCGCCAAACGCGCGCTTATTGACGGCGACGTCGCGGCGGCCGAGCGCTGCGCGGAGAACGACCGGCAGGTCGACACGCTCGAGGCGAGCCTCGAGCAGACCATCTTGACGGTCATCGCGCGGCGCCAACCCGCCGCTTCGGACCTGCGCTTTTTGGGCGCCATGCACCGCGCCTTAGCCGACATCGAGCGCGCCGGCGACAACGCCAAACACATCGCGCGGGCGGGCGCCGAGCTGGCCGAAAAACCGCCCATCAAAAAGTACGTCGACACGGTGCGCATCTTTGAGATCCTGAGCTTGATGAACGAGCGCACCATCAAAGCGATCGCCGAGTCCGACGCGAACGCGGCCCGTGAGGCGCACGCCATGGACGACGAGATCGACGACCTCTACGAGCAGATCCAGCGCGAACTGCTAACCTACATGATGGAAAACCCCAAGCTGATCGGCCAAGCGACGAAGCTGCTGAGCGTCGCCCGCCACCTAGAGCGCATCGGCGACCACCTCGAGAACGTCAACGAACACACCCTCTACTGGCTTACTGGCGAGCGTTTCGCAGTCCTGAACCCCTAG